The following is a genomic window from Pseudomonas purpurea.
CGCGGGTCAGGCCGGCGTTGAGCACCACGCCGTAATAGGCGCCGTTGGTTTCAACGTCGGCCTCAAGGATGGCCTTGCAACTGGCGCGATCCGACACGTCGAATTGCAGGATGCGAGCACTGCGGCCCAGCACCTGAACCTCGGCCTGCACGGCTTCGGCGTCGCTGCGGCCGCTGCGGCAGTGCAGCACCAGGTCAAACCCGGCCTGGGCCAGACGTAAAGCGATGGCGCGGCCGATACCACGGCTGGAGCCGGTGACCAGTACGGATTCAGTCATGACTGGACTCCTGAGATTCTTGAAGGTAGTGAGCCGCCTGGGGCGGGCAGAACACGTTCAGCCGCGCGGTGGCGTGAATGCCTGGCGCGGTGAGATGGCACTCGAACACACCCATGCCGTTCTCGTCTTCGAGGGAACGCAAGGCGTGGATCGTCAGTTCGGTGCCCGCGGGGAAGTGCTCCACGTTGCATTCGAATTTACGGGTGCCGAGCAGAAAACCCAGCTCGACGGGGTCGCCTTGCAGCCGTGCGCGACAGCCGGCATAGGCG
Proteins encoded in this region:
- a CDS encoding hotdog family protein, whose translation is MIDWPLAELLPHAGDMILIDQVLAFDEEQIHTRLTVKPGGLFNRPDGSLPAWVGVELMAQSVAAYAGCRARLQGDPVELGFLLGTRKFECNVEHFPAGTELTIHALRSLEDENGMGVFECHLTAPGIHATARLNVFCPPQAAHYLQESQESSHD